GCGATCTGTTGTTATGCGATTTACGAGTTGCACATATTTGGAGTCGAAAATTTGTTTGTCTTGCAAATAGCCTTCGTTCGCAAAAATTGAAAAATAATTTGTGAGTTGGAGTAGAGTCATTTCGAGTTGGCCGAGAGCGATGCCGTATTGATAATTTTCAAGTGGTTGTACGGGGATGAATTCCAGTCGGTCGGTTAAGAATTTGTAAAAGTCTTGAAGCCCGATAAATTCGAGCACCTTCACTGCAGGGACGTTTAAACTATTTGAAAGGCTTTCATGCAAAGTGACAATCCCGCGGTATTTGTAGTCGTAATTTTTTGGATAATGTGCGAACCCTGCGCCTGTTGTGAATTTGTATTCACGATCATCGACTAAGGAATATGGGCGAAGTTTTTTTTCAAAACCGAGCCCGTACAAAAATGGTTTTATAGTTGAACCGATTGGGCGATTTTGGACAGCCATATTTATCTGATATGCCGAACTCATTGAAGATGGATTTGGAGAACCAACGATCGCGACTAGTTCATGCTCAGGCTCTTTGAATATCACTACAGCCGCATGCTCGGCATTTGTGCCATAAAGTCGAATGAGTCTCGCTTGAATTATCGTGCGAATCTTTTCGTTAAGTTTTAAATCTATCGTCAGATGACAAATTTTCCCAACTGTAATTTTGTCACAAAGATTCATCGAGTTAACCTCAAATGCGGTTTTGGTTGTAATATAATTTTTGAAAGATTTTCTAAGTTTATCTTTTTCTTCTTCTGTGAATTTTTGAAACTCATGATCCGTAGATGTTAAATTCTTTGCAAGTTTTTCTTGAAGTGCGAATGCCTCAGCGACATTCGCATCCATAAACGGATTTGTATTTGATGGAGAGCTGATAGTTGCAAGGAGTTGAATAATTTGCGCTTCAGTTAAATTCCCCGGAGACACATTAAAATACAAATTACTTGCAAGTTTTATACCCTGTACTTGATTTCCAAAATAGATAGAATTCACATACATTTGTAAAATTTCTTCCTTGCTTGCGTGCAGCTCCAGTCCAAAAGAGTAGACCATCTCTTGCAGCTTATTTTTTATCGTACGATCGGATTCGTGATTGAGTAAAATCTTTACCAACTGCTGAGTGATAGTGCTGGAAGCAGTTGATTTCTCCGTGAACACAGCAAATATCGCACGCAACGTGCTCATGGGATTTACACCCGGATGAAGGTAAAAATATTTATCTTCCTTTGCAATCAAAAGCTTGGCTATTTTCGCAGGAATAACATCAGCGCTATACACGGCATAAAAACCATCTGCATTTGGCAAAATCTGAATTATTTCGCCGTTACGATCTTCGATCAAAGTTGATTCTCTAGATTCAAAAGCTACTAAAAGCTGGCTTGCAATCGGCAATGACAAGAGCCAAAAAAGACCAATCAAAATCAACAGCGATCCTATAATAACCGACAGAATCTTTACCCTTTTGATCATAATAAGTTTTAGTTCCGGAGTTGTTAAATTTGTAACTGAGCGATAAATTGTGCGCCGATTTCAGCTGTATATGTGTTCGCTCTCTCCGCCTGCACCGCCAAAATTCTAAAAATATTTTCTGCTATTGATGCTCTGGATTTTCCACGAGATGCATTAAACAACGCTCCGCGCTCCTCCAAAATACCCAACTTCTGCCCAAGCGCTACATATTGATAGAACCAATCGCTTTCATGTACGTCAACATATGTCGGCTGCTCCTGACCAAGTGTCAGCCCATAACTTTTAACCATC
This is a stretch of genomic DNA from Candidatus Peregrinibacteria bacterium. It encodes these proteins:
- a CDS encoding transglycosylase domain-containing protein, which produces MIKRVKILSVIIGSLLILIGLFWLLSLPIASQLLVAFESRESTLIEDRNGEIIQILPNADGFYAVYSADVIPAKIAKLLIAKEDKYFYLHPGVNPMSTLRAIFAVFTEKSTASSTITQQLVKILLNHESDRTIKNKLQEMVYSFGLELHASKEEILQMYVNSIYFGNQVQGIKLASNLYFNVSPGNLTEAQIIQLLATISSPSNTNPFMDANVAEAFALQEKLAKNLTSTDHEFQKFTEEEKDKLRKSFKNYITTKTAFEVNSMNLCDKITVGKICHLTIDLKLNEKIRTIIQARLIRLYGTNAEHAAVVIFKEPEHELVAIVGSPNPSSMSSAYQINMAVQNRPIGSTIKPFLYGLGFEKKLRPYSLVDDREYKFTTGAGFAHYPKNYDYKYRGIVTLHESLSNSLNVPAVKVLEFIGLQDFYKFLTDRLEFIPVQPLENYQYGIALGQLEMTLLQLTNYFSIFANEGYLQDKQIFDSKYVQLVNRITTDRDAASDQFGITGNLRVEGYMVGVKTGTSREYHDSWTVGYTPDFVVGVWVGNAKNLPMTDISGQTGAGGIWNDAVTLMIDSDYNRKIPFSFDQIKSFRLNDSIYFGLPNDTPSDHINLMINEPLILSPHSGDTLLFKNDMNIALHASEIVKWYIDDTFIAESTSATFSPKSSGQINITAKSEADTETITVDIVSKQNNNV